The Paraburkholderia sp. SOS3 genome includes a region encoding these proteins:
- a CDS encoding alpha/beta fold hydrolase, producing MTESRSDFVSVRGVRLHVRRWGRADAPALFMLHGWMDVAASFQFVVEALVDSVGDKWQVIAPDARGFGLSDWPVAANGGGHYWFHEYLADLDALLDHYAPAGAVNLVGHSMGANVVCLYAGVRPERVRRVVDLEGFGLAPARAEQAPRRLRGWLDELREPPRLRRYASLDDVAARLVANNPRLEPARARFLAQHWSKPDGEGGYMLLADPAHKIRSPQLYRIDEVMAVWEQVSAKVLHVEAFASPTLASIAGEIPLDAFKARFRAFPDWREAIVDNAGHMVHHDQPERIAALIDAFCA from the coding sequence ATGACCGAATCCCGTTCAGACTTCGTTTCCGTTCGCGGCGTGCGTTTGCACGTGCGCCGCTGGGGCCGCGCGGACGCACCGGCGCTCTTCATGCTGCACGGCTGGATGGACGTTGCCGCATCGTTCCAGTTCGTCGTCGAAGCGCTGGTCGACAGTGTGGGCGACAAATGGCAGGTCATCGCGCCCGATGCGCGCGGTTTCGGCCTGTCGGACTGGCCCGTCGCGGCGAACGGCGGCGGCCACTACTGGTTTCACGAATACCTTGCGGACCTCGACGCCTTGCTCGACCACTATGCGCCGGCCGGTGCGGTGAACCTCGTCGGCCACAGCATGGGCGCGAACGTGGTGTGTCTGTATGCGGGCGTGCGGCCCGAACGCGTGCGGCGCGTCGTCGATCTCGAGGGCTTCGGTCTCGCGCCCGCGCGCGCCGAGCAGGCGCCGCGGCGTCTGCGCGGTTGGCTCGACGAACTGCGCGAGCCGCCGCGGCTGCGCCGCTATGCGTCGCTCGACGACGTGGCGGCGCGCCTCGTCGCGAACAATCCGCGCCTCGAGCCTGCTCGCGCGCGCTTTCTCGCGCAGCACTGGTCGAAGCCGGACGGCGAGGGCGGTTACATGCTGCTTGCCGATCCCGCGCACAAGATCCGCAGCCCGCAGCTGTACCGCATCGACGAGGTGATGGCCGTGTGGGAGCAGGTCAGCGCGAAAGTGCTGCATGTCGAAGCGTTTGCCTCGCCGACGCTCGCGAGCATCGCCGGCGAGATTCCGCTCGACGCATTCAAGGCCCGTTTTCGCGCATTTCCGGACTGGCGGGAAGCCATCGTCGACAATGCCGGCCACATGGTCCATCACGATCAACCCGAGCGGATCGCGGCGCTGATCGATGCATTCTGCGCATGA